Proteins encoded together in one Lathyrus oleraceus cultivar Zhongwan6 chromosome 5, CAAS_Psat_ZW6_1.0, whole genome shotgun sequence window:
- the LOC127080760 gene encoding uncharacterized protein LOC127080760: MDLIKAAGLLKTMVGFSQCYEGLVKEFIVNILEDIADKNNKEFCKVYVRGKCISFSPNVINNFLGRDNEGAGELEVTDNQVCREITARQVNIWPVKKHLPAGKLTVKYAILHKIGAANWVPTNHISTIANTLGRFIFVVGTKVKFDYGRFMFEQIIKHGSTNAVKLHIAFPYMICGIILNQHPGILCSNDLPSRRRPALFVHYKIFEGSHVEDIVMTSAMKRPTSKFGTIVELKKTCKELGEGIRIATTRKQSLEAFIASLEPAEGENIEHAKEAEAHTSSERSANNDETSGNSVSGANEVASSSSTE; the protein is encoded by the coding sequence atggacctgataaAGGCTGCTGGGTTGTTGAAGACTATGGTTGGGTTCTCTCAATGCTATGAGGGTTTagttaaggaattcattgtcaacatTCTTGAGGATATTGCTGATAAGAACAACAAGGAGTTCTGCAAGGTGTATGTGAGGGGTAAGTGTATATCATTTTCTCCTAATGTTATTAATAACTTTCTAGGCAGAGATAATGAGGGTGCTGGAGAACTAGAAGTTACAGACAATCAGGTCTGTAGGGAGATCACAGCTAGGCAGGTGAACATTTGGCCTGttaaaaagcatcttcctgctgGGAAGTTGACTGTCAAGTATGCTATCTTGCACAAAATAGGAGCTGCTAATTGGGTCCCTACCAACCATATCTCCACCATTGCTAATACCCTTGGAAGGTTTATTTTTGTTGTTGGAACAAAAGTAAaatttgactatggtagatttatgtttgaacaaatcaTCAAGCATGGATCTACTAATGCAGTTAAGTTGCATATTGCCTTTCCCTATATGATCTGTGGAATTATCTTGAATCAACACCCTGGTATTCTGTGCTCTAATGACTTACCTAGTAGAAGAAGACCTGCCCTGTTTGTGCACTATAAAatatttgaaggcagtcatgtcgaggatattgtcatgacatcagccaTGAAAAGGCCAACCTCAAAATTTGGAACTATTGTTGAGCTTAAGAAGACATGCAAAGAGCTAGGTGAAGGGATAAGGATAGCCACAACTAGAAAACAATCGTTGGAAGCCTTTATTGCAAGCTTGGAGCCGGCTGAAGGTGAAAATATTGAACATGCTAAAGAAgctgaagcccacacctctagtgagaggtctgcaaaCAACGATGAGACAAGTGGCAATTCTGTTTCTGGTGCTAATGAAGTTGCAAGCTCAAGCTCAACTGAGTAG